Genomic window (Neoarius graeffei isolate fNeoGra1 chromosome 13, fNeoGra1.pri, whole genome shotgun sequence):
TAAACGCTACCTGAGGTAGCGTTTTCTGTCTGATCTACCGTGCTGCGGGCAATTTGGGGAGGGGGGACGCAAGTCACGTGGAAATTACAGGACTACTTCGCGGGCGGGGATTTGCTTCGCTTTTGGAGGCGCTCGCTTTATCGCAAAGACACACATGCGgcggcgatatctctgcaacaaatcAGCAactagcgatttttttttttttggtcacagaatatcaagcatgtttgatcccTGCGATCTGTTGCAAGCAACGAAAAAGAAAGGCAGTCGCAAATATCTGCACACAAATCGATTTTTCGCTTGCATCAAAAAGTTGCGTGACCAAACAATGGAAAATCACCAGTGTGCAACGGGCTTTTGGGATGAATAAACCATCCCTAATAAGTTAGTTCATATTGTttaaaagtctttatttttctctaaAGCCTCATGACgacaatatctgttgttaaaagcgctatacaaataaactgacttgactcctTTATCAAATGGATCGCACAAAAGAGCACGCCAACATGTGAAACACCACCTTGGGTCAGAATTCAACAGAACATTATTTGGAGAGCAATACTCACAACAGACATCACTACAGAGCGCTCAACTGAATGTTTCCAGTCCTGTGTGGGAATGCTGGTTCCTACTGGGTTATTTCTGTATCTGACCAATCAGGGCTCACAATCTCTTACCTGACTCACCCAAACGAGTGAAAAGTTTAAAAAGTCACCAGCGTGCACTCGGTTCACTCACCCTTGTATGTGGTGACGGGGACGTACGTGACGAGTGTGTAGAGCTTGTTGGGTGAATCCTCATCTTCGTTACGTTTCCTGGACAAACGCACACGCATGCGGTATGGGAcattccttggggggggggggcacatcaAAGAGAGAGTCAGTGTTGTATCTATATGACTCAGGAGGAAACCTGAGCACAGGAAGACTTTTCATGGAACCATGCTAAAAAATTGAGTGTAGTGTGTTTTACCGGACTCCCTTCGCCCACACAGCCTTATTCAGACGGGTGTCGATGCGAACGTCGGGCGTGCCCATCTCCTTCACGGCGAACTTGCGGATTTCCTTAATGGCGCGAGGGGCTCGCTTCTTGAAAGAGCTGCAGGACAGATGACCAGTTTTAGAACAACTCGTTGTCTCAGGTGTGTGTTCAAAGCCTGCTTAACATTAACAGTCTGCATTAAAGTTTTCGTTTTTCATAAACACAGGCCTTCATGTAGtaaggttgacttttttttttgtacagaagTGTCAttactaccgtattttctggactataagccactacttttttcctaggttttgaaccatgcggcttatacaaaggtgcggctattctgtggatttttcttccaccgctaggggcgctctaaccggaagtagaatcaaaaacaagACAGACGAAAA
Coding sequences:
- the rpl31 gene encoding 60S ribosomal protein L31, yielding MAPLKKGGEKKKGRSAINEVVTREYTINIHKRIHGISFKKRAPRAIKEIRKFAVKEMGTPDVRIDTRLNKAVWAKGVRNVPYRMRVRLSRKRNEDEDSPNKLYTLVTYVPVTTYKGLQTVNVDEN